A region from the Dendropsophus ebraccatus isolate aDenEbr1 chromosome 1, aDenEbr1.pat, whole genome shotgun sequence genome encodes:
- the LOC138785998 gene encoding olfactory receptor 6F1-like, giving the protein MSNQGATVAPTEIPGTAMPGPSARHLLLSLSEWLDPETLDVEDLMKASDVEPLNLTEDTEEFFLLGFQGSQLLRNVLFLLFIVAFNATICGNLLIITLVSTSKILHTPMYFFISQLSITDILLSTAIVPNSLHILLNNGATITFTGCIIQFYFFGGSEAFECFLLAVMSYDRYVAICNPFRYSSIMSNEFCVKLVAVCWLLGFVISFMFTLTPSKLTFCQPHIIDHVFCDLVPLLELSCSDTSIVHLEIYVVSLPAVFIPTTIIVISYICIVSTIIRIPSSTGRQKAFSTCSSHLIVVSIFYGSLFSVYVIPTKGQTLTMSKILSLLYTVFTPLINPIIYTLRNKDIRKAVQRIFHKHKV; this is encoded by the exons ATGTCAAACCAGGGGGCAACTGTGGCTCCAACAGAGATTCCTGGCACTGCAATGCCTGGGCCATCTGCACGGCATCTGCTCCTGAGTTTGTCAGAATGGCTGGACCCAGAGACTTTAGATGTTGAAGATCTCATGAAGGCATCGGATGTTGAGCCA TTAAATCTGACTGAAGACACTGAAGAGTTTTTCCTCTTAGGATTTCAAGGAAGTCAACTCTTAAGAAATGTTTTATTCCTTCTTTTTATTGTTGCTTTTAATGCAACAATATGTGGGAACCTCCTGATCATCACCCTGGTGTCCACCAgcaagatcctccacaccccaatgtacttcttcatTTCACAactctccatcactgacatcttaTTATCTACAGCTATTGTCCCCAATAGTCTCCACATTCTACTGAATAATGGGGCGACCATTACTTTTACTGGTTGTATTATTCAGTTTTATTTCTTCGGTGGCTCAGAAGCATTTGAATGTTTCCTACTGGCTGTGATGTCCTATgacagatatgtggccatctgtaatcccTTCCGGTACTCCTCCATCATGTCAAATGAATTTTGTGTTAAGTTAGTTGCTGTGTGTTGGCTTTTAGGTTTTGTTATTTCATTCATGTTCACCCTAACACCATCAAAGCTAACCTTTTGTCAACCTCATATCATTGACCATGTATTCTGTGACCTTGTTCCCTTATTAGAACTTTCCTGTTCTGACACGTCCATTGTCCACTTGGAGATTTACGTTGTAAGCCTTCCAGCAGTCTTCATTCCCACCACAATCATTGTAATTTCTTATATTTGTATTGTTTCTACCATCATACGGATCCCATCCAGTACCGgtagacagaaagccttctccacctgtagctcccacctcattgtggtctCCATATTCTACGGGAGTTTGTTTAGTGTATACGTCATACCAACAAAAGGCCAAACCCTCACCATGAGTAAAATCCtctccctgctatatactgtgtttacTCCTTTGATCAACCCCATTATATACACTCTGAGGAATAAAGATATTAGGAAAGCCGTACAGAGAATATTTCATAAACATAAAGTTTAA
- the LOC138786001 gene encoding olfactory receptor 6B9-like, which produces MTAVKEFILLGFQVSQNIRILMFSLLIVIYWFTMFMNLLIIILVSTSKILHTPMYFFISQLSFNDILLSTDIVPNMFNVLLYYRGAITFIGCMTQFYFFGASEASECFLLAVMSYDRYVAICNPLRYSSIMTSAYSMILSVISWLSAFFIILCLLITILMLNFCGPNIIDHFFCDTLPLLELSCSDLYNVQLEISLLGIPLTVFPMTIIIFSYAKIVVTILRIPSSTGRQKAFSTCSSHLIVVSIFYWTIFSIYVFPKRRQSSIISKILSLLYTVFTPLINPIIYSLKNKDIKKALHGQIYKYLRY; this is translated from the coding sequence ATGACAGCTGTCAAAGAGTTCATCCTCTTAGGATTTCAGGTCAGTCAGAATATAAGAATTCTAATGTTTTCTCTGCTCATTGTGATTTACTGGTTTACAATGTTCATGAATCTCCTGATCATCATCCTGGTGTCCACCAgcaagatcctccacaccccaatgtacttcttcatctcacAACTCTCTTTCAATGACATTTTATTATCTACAGATATTGTCCCCAACATGTTTAATGTTCTGCTGTATTATAGAGGAGCCATTACTTTTATTGGTTGTATGACTCAGTTTTATTTCTTTGGTGCCTCAGAAGCTTCAGAGTGTTTCCTCCTGGCAGTGATGTCCTATgacagatatgtggccatctgtaatcccCTCCGTTACTCCTCCATCATGACAAGTGCATACAGTATGATATTGTCCGTCATCTCATGGTTGTCGGCTTTTTTCATTATTTTGTGTCTCCTTATAACAATATTGATGCTTAACTTTTGTGGACCGAACATCATCGACCATTTCTTCTGTGATACTCTTCCTCTTCTAGAACTTTCCTGTTCTGATCTCTACAATGTTCAGCTGGAAATTTCTTTACTAGGCATTCCATTAACTGTATTTCCCATGacaataattattttttcatATGCCAAAATTGTTGTCACCATCTTAAGGATCCCATCCAGTACTGgtagacagaaagccttctccacctgtagctcccacctcatcGTGGTCTCCATATTCTATTGGACTATATTCAGTATTTATGTTTTTCCAAAGAGAAGACAATCCTCGATCATCAGTAAGATCCtctccctgctatatactgtatttacccCTCTCATCAACCCTATTATATACAGTCTAAAGAATAAGGATATTAAGAAGGCTTTACATGGACAGATCTATAAGTATCTCAGGTACTAG
- the LOC138786007 gene encoding olfactory receptor 1J2-like, which yields MCLYDEEETLMIVTNLTEVTEFFILGFQSCQLLRKVLFLLFLLVFGATIWGNVLIVLLVSITKILHTPMYFFISQLSISDILLSTDIVPNLFHILLNNGATMTFISCITQFYFFCASEASECLLLALMSYDRYVAICTPLLYVSIMTNDSCAKLAAMCWLLDSSISCVVTLTLSTLKYCGSNIIDHLFCDLVPLLELSCSDIFIIYLEIYVLGIPTVVLPTTIIVVSYTCIISSILRIPSSTGRQKAFSTCSSHLIVVSIFYWTLFGAYVFPTKGRTVTISKILSLLYTVFTPLINPIIYSLRNKDIKKSVQETLHNLLLVLIELFESNISIFSNRIF from the exons ATGTGTTTATATGATGAGGAAGAGACCTTAATGATTGTG ACAAATCTGACCGAGGTTACAGAGTTTTTCATCTTAGGATTTCAAAGCTGTCAACTTTTAAGAAAAGTTCTATTCCTTCTTTTCCTTCTTGTTTTTGGtgccactatatgggggaatgttcTAATAGTATTGCTGGTGTCTATCACCaagatcctccacaccccaatgtacttcttcatctcacAGCTCTCCATCAGTGATATATTATTATCCACAGATATTGTCCCCAACCTTTTCCACATCCTACTGAATAATGGGGCGACCATGACTTTTATTAGTTGTATCACTCAGTTTTATTTCTTCTGTGCCTCAGAAGCTTCTGAATGTCTTCTCCTGGCTTTAATGTCTTATgacagatatgtggccatctgtacTCCGCTTCTATACGTCTCCATTATGACAAACGACTCTTGTGCTAAATTGGCCGCCATGTGTTGGTTGTTGGATAGTTCCATTTCTTGTGTTgtcaccctaacactctccacaCTAAAGTACTGTGGATCTAATATCATTGACCATTTATTCTGTGACCTGGTTCCCTTACTAGAACTTTCCTGTTCTGACATCTtcatcatttacttggaaatttaTGTTTTGGGCATACCAACTGTAGTCCTCCCAACCACGATCATTGTAGTATCTTATACTTGTATTATTTCATCAATTTTAAGGATCCCATCCAGTACCGgtagacagaaagccttctccacctgtagctcccacctcattgtggtctCCATCTTCTACTGGACGCTGTTTGGTGCTTATGTTTTCCCAACAAAAGGCAGAACTGTCACCATAAGTAAAATCCtctccctgctatatactgtgtttacTCCTCTGATCAACCCCATTATATATAGTCTGAGGAATAAAGATATTAAGAAATCCGTACAGGAAACACTTCATAATTTAttactagtgttgatcgaactgttcgagtcgaacatctcgattttctcaaaCCGAATATTTTAA